The Enterobacter asburiae genomic sequence CAAGCAGATCGCCCGTTGACCCTTCCGTCGCCTTCAGCGCCCACTCGAGCATCTGCACGTTCATCGCGGCATTCGGCTGGGTGAAGCTGTTCTCGACCTGACGATACACCATCTCTTTACCTGCCACCGGCAGGCGCTCGTCGATGTAGTCCTGATCCAGCATGATTTTGGTTTTTGTCGCGCGGCCAATCAGGTGAACGTTGATGTTCTGCGCGCGCAGCGCATCGCGCAGCGCTTCTGCCTGCTCGCGCCACTCGTCGTTAAGCGCTTTGTGATACAGCAGAGAGACAATTGCCTGATTGCTTTGCGTGGTCAGGTAGTCAATCTGGAACAGCTTGTTACGCAGTACCGGATTGTTGCGCACGCCGTCCATTATCAGCGTCATCAACTGGTTAATGAGCTCGCTCGCCGCCGGAAAGCTGTCCACGCGAATACGGGATTTCGTCTGCTGATCGAAAATGATGTGGTACAGGTCGTCGCCGTCGTGCCAGATCCGGAACTCGGCGCGCATGCGGTAGTGGCTGACGGGAGAGCGGAACACCTCGGGAACGGGCGCGTTGAAAGGCGTCATCATACTTTGCAGGCGGACGACTTTCTCTGCCAGCTGCGCGTCGTACTGTTCTGTCGGGAGGTGTTCTGGGGTCATGATGCGTCCTGAATGATAAAGAATTACGCGGGGATTGTAGGCATTG encodes the following:
- the trmA gene encoding tRNA (uridine(54)-C5)-methyltransferase TrmA; translation: MTPEHLPTEQYDAQLAEKVVRLQSMMTPFNAPVPEVFRSPVSHYRMRAEFRIWHDGDDLYHIIFDQQTKSRIRVDSFPAASELINQLMTLIMDGVRNNPVLRNKLFQIDYLTTQSNQAIVSLLYHKALNDEWREQAEALRDALRAQNINVHLIGRATKTKIMLDQDYIDERLPVAGKEMVYRQVENSFTQPNAAMNVQMLEWALKATEGSTGDLLELYCGNGNFSLALARNFDRVLATEIAKPSVAAAQYNIAANHIDNVQIVRMAAEEFTQAMNGVRQFNRLEGIDLKSYQCETIFVDPPRSGLDSETEKMVLAYPRILYISCNPETLCKNLETLGQTHKVERLALFDQFPYTHHMECGVLLTAR